A window of the Gossypium hirsutum isolate 1008001.06 chromosome A03, Gossypium_hirsutum_v2.1, whole genome shotgun sequence genome harbors these coding sequences:
- the LOC107887663 gene encoding uncharacterized protein has protein sequence MGQQQVNQMEARHVFVEDVRDEMVANCRMARSMNVEIYSRRHETFCVTETIGCRPGIPPRSYGVDLRNRQYDCRRFQTLHYPCAHVVAACAKVNLNVKQFVNDVYILECTLRVWENEFPVLPDLFTWEVPPMTFELVPDIRLSRNPRSRPQSSRISNEMDIREKFDGKRWGLCRLAGHNRSKCP, from the coding sequence atgggtcagcaacaagtcaaccaaaTGGAGGCGAGACACGTGTTTGTCGAAGATGTTAGGGATGAAATGGTTGCAAACTGTCGgatggcgaggtcgatgaatgtagaaatatattcacgacgCCATGAAACATTTTGTGTTACAGAGACCATCGGTTGTCGAcccggtataccacctaggtcctatggagttgatctccGGAACAGACAATATGATTGCAGGAGGtttcaaacacttcattatccatgtgcgcATGTCGTGGCAGCGTGTGCTAAGGTGAACCTTAATGTTAAACAATTTGTCAATGATGTGTACATACTCGAGTGCACGTTACGTGTTTGGGAAAATGAGTTCCCCGTCCTGCCTGACTTGTTTACGTGGGAGGTGCCTCCAATGACTTTTGAGCTTGTCCCAGATATAAGGCTAAGTAGGAATCCGAGAAGTCGTCCTCAATCATCCAGAATTAGTAATGagatggacattagggagaaattcgATGGTAAGCGTTGGGGATTATGCAGGTTAGCTGGTCATAATCGAAGTAAATGCCCGTAG